Within the Pan troglodytes isolate AG18354 chromosome 2, NHGRI_mPanTro3-v2.0_pri, whole genome shotgun sequence genome, the region cacaatctcggctcactgcaagctccgcctcccaggttcacaccattctcctgcctcagcttcctgagtagctgggactacaggtgcccgccaccatacctgactaattttttgtatttttaggagagacagggtttcaccatgttagctaggctggtttcgatctcctgacctcatgatcctcccgcctcagcctcccaaaatgctgggattataggcatgagccaccgcacccggcctgtttatttatttttgagatggagtctcgctctgtcacccaggctggggtgcagtggcaccatctcagctcaatgcaacctccacttcccagattcaagcaattctcctgcctcagcctcccgagtagctgggattacaggcacgcaccaccacacttggctaatttttgtattttcagtagagacagggtctcaccatattggccaggctcgtcttgaactcctgatctcaaacgatccgcccacctcagcctcccaaagtgctgggattacaggcatgagccaccgcacctggccctacgattagttatttttaaatgtacaatacattattgttgactGCAGTCATcttgctgtgctatcaaatactagatcttattcattctatctaattatatttttgtacccattaaccatcctcccttccccctcctacCCCACTACCCATCCcaggtaaccactgttctactctctgtctcAGAGCTCTCAGACATTTTAAAAGTGGGAGTTGAGAATGAAGAAGAAGCTAAAATGACCTGTTCAACTAgtacttgtttttatatttaaaatcattcAAAGGATATTAAAGAACAAGAAAATGTCAGGAAAAATGTTATCCCTTTAACAGTAGTCCTTTTTTGTGATCACTAGTTTCTGAAGGTAAAGCAtatgaatatttgtatttatgtaaaCTTGGCTATAATTTGATCACAGTTCTAATTAAATACAGTCTCGTGCAGTCTGTATCCCTTCTAATTAGATATACTtttagacattaaaaatattctcCTCCCTCATTTTCTGGTGTTAAATCTTATCAACTAAATAggaatatttttccaaagattGAACATATGGGAGAATTTATGCATTTGTACCTCTGGAAATGTAAGAATCAAAGTAAGTTGCAAGAAAGGaagttggggccaggcacggtggctcgcgcctgtaatcccagcactttgggaggctgaggcgggtggatcacctgcagtcaggagttcaaggccagcctggccaacatggtgaaaccctctctattaaaaatacaaaattagccaggcatggtggcgggtgcctgtaatcgcagctactccggaggctgaggcaggagaatggcttgaacccgggaggcggaggttggagtgagccaagattgcatcattgcactccagcctgggcaaaaattgaaactccatctcaaaaaacaacaacaacaacaaaaaagaaaggacgTTGGTATTTCTGGAATCTTGCAAGGctggtttaattttattattgcttGTAGTTTGGTACTGTATTACCTGTGAACTCTGCAACAAATTCCAAGGGCATACTGATAAAACACTGAGTTCTACAATTATATCTGGGGTTTTTGTGTAACCAAAATCTTGGTGTAGCTAGTCTTCCCAAGTgttgtgaaaataaaaaaggctTTTATTGTGTTCAAGAAGAATTCAAATAGTTCACAAAAAGTAGAGTTATTTGTTAAAGTGTCTATCTGGTTCTTTTTAGAACTCCATTAGTGGCGAGAGATATTGAAGACAAACCCGGTGATGGCTGTGAACCCTTTATTGACACCAACAGGGCAGCAGACAATCCCACTGATCCCCTCACCATTTGGGCCTCCAACTGTGGACAGGTATTTCTCTTCAATATAATAGTTTGATCAAAGAACAACATGGACAATCATTACGTTTTGGAATGATGTTAAGTCTAGTGTTGTTTTATTGCCTAATATTATTTCAGTGAACTGTGGTGCAGTAATTCAAGTCAAGACACCCTGCTGGCCTCACCTTCAAGACATCTGCTGTCATTTCTCCTCTGAGACCTGCTTGACCTACTCATTCAGCAAATAATTAATGAGCACATACTATATGACAGGCATTGTGCAGGTGCAAACACTGGAGTAATAGtcttctagggctgccataataaaatactgcagacagccaggcacagtggctcacgcctgtaatcccagcactttgagaggccgaggtgggcagatcacaatgtcaggagtttgagaccagcctgaccaacatggagaaaccccatctctactaaaaatacaaaacattagccagacatggtggcgcaggcctgtaatcccagctactcgggaggctgaggtgggagaatcgcttgaacccaggaggtggaggttgcagtgagctgagatcgtgccattgcactccagcctgggcaacaagagcgaaactccatctcagaaaaaataaacaaataaataaaaataataaaatactacataCTGGATGGTTTAAACAACGGAACTTTATTTCGTGGTTCTGGAgctgggagtccaagatcaaggtgctgcagggttggtgtctggtgaggtctCTCTTGCTGGCTTATAGGCAGACACctgctcactgtatcctcacatagCCCTTCCTAGTGTGCATTTGCAGAAAGGGATCCCTGGTATCTCTTGTTCCTAAAAGGACACTAGTACTATCGGATTAAGGCCCCACCTTTATAATATCATTTAATCaaaattacctccttaaaggccctatTCCAAGTACAGTCACATTAGCAGTTAAGGCTTCAACATGCTAattttttggtggggaggggaaACAAGTCCATAACAACTGGGTACCCTGGATTTCCCGTGAAGAAACCattatttcttttcaataaaaagtaaattataagtATTTGGGTTGCACACTCTGGAAATAACTTACCttcccttgtttttttgttttttgttgttgtttagaatATTTTGACATTCAGGAGAGAAAGCAGAACTCATTATTTATCCTTGTTTATGGAGTGTGAACAGTAAAGTGGAACTTCTAGAGACCActaaagtttagaaaaataagtTGTCCACCCAGGTACTCAAACATTGATCCCAGATGGTAAACCCAACCAAAGTATGTccattaaatgagaaaagaattgTGGTCACAGTAGACTGTTGGTCATGAAAAATCAGAGAGCAGTGttgatttatttaaatgttttttccaGACATCCCTAAAACtttcctttcctgctttctcattTTGTTGTCCGCTGGGTCAGTCCTTCGTTAGTGGAGTACTTCCCGATCTTTCCACCATATTTCTCCGTAAATTCATAAAGACTCCAGGACTTTTGTATTTCATCTTGAGAAGAGATGATAGAATCCCATATGGCAATAACAAAATCTCATTGTCTCGGCCATGGAAATTGTGTACTCCAACCTCattttacctattttattttatatctttttgttcTCAGAGATGTATTGCCTTCCACCGTAGCTCCAACTGACCCAAGACAGTTTTGTGTTCCTTCCCAATTTGGATCCTCTGTTCTACCAAACACAAATATGGCAAATGTGTTGTCCAGTCGGATCTACCCAGGTATGAGCAATAGAAGTTTGGCTCTCATCTGTGGAGTCATTTTGAACTGGATGGATGCATTAAGTTTGCCATCATTTTACTGCTAAATTTTGGAGGCAGATCTGTGTGGTGGTTGTCTCTGTAGTCTCTGTAGTCACCACCTAGGTTCAGATCATGGTGCTACCACTGTGTGACCAAGTGTAAGCTGCTTAACTCCTCTAAGTGTCAATTTATTCATGAATAACGTGAAGAACTGCAGTATTACTATTAGTCTTATCTTACACATGAGGAACTGATAAAGTTATGAGGAGATTAGATCTGAGAATTAATGGGGCTTAAGGCAGTTTACATGGGCCCGACGGTCATAGTGAgaatttggcttttattctgagtAAAAAGGGAAGCCATCAAGGGGTTTGAGCAAAAGAGCAACATGGTCTGACTTAAATGTTACCAGAATAATTCTGGCTTCTGAGATGGGGACAAACCTGATGGGATCAAAGTTCTGGGAATAAACTGATGGGAATTAGCAGgctattagaatagctaaaagaTTATGACAGCTTGGTCATGGACGGTGGCAGTAGGAATAATAAAGAGTGGTTAAATCCTGTAATTATTTTGATTGTAGAAACAACAGGATTTTCTCACAGTGTGTatgtggaaggtggaagaaagaGATACTAAGAATGACATCAAAAATTTTGGTGCAAGTAGTTGGAAAGATGGAGTTGCTGCTCATTGAGTTGAGGAAGACTGTGGAAGGAACAGAGTTCTTgcagagggagagaagcagaggcTCAGCTTGCTCGTATTACATCTGAGATGCCTAACAGACACCCAAGCGGAGAGGTCAGGAAGGCAGCAGAAGTGCAGGGAGAATGTCTGAGGACAACTTAGGGATATACTTTTGGAAGTAATCAGCATATATGAGGCTAGATAAGATCACCTATGGGGAGAGTGCAGATAGAAGAGGTAAAAGGAGCATCTCTGGAACCCACTAACAGAGTCCAGAGATGAGGAAAAGCAAGCAAGGGAGAAGCAAAACAAGTGAGGGGAACCAGTGAGGTAGCAAGAAACCCAGGAGAGCATGGTGGCCTGGAAGCCACAGGAAGAAAGTGTGGaatgattacatcaagctaattaCCATACGCCTTATCTCACATATTTAtcaccttttttgttgttgttgtttgtttgagatggagtttcactcttgttgcccaggctggagtgcaatggcacaatcttggctcactgcaacctctgcctccctggttcaagcgattctcctgcctcagcctgccaagtagctgggattacaggtgtgtgccaccacacccggctaatttttgtattattagtagagacagggtttcaccctgttggccatgctggtctggaactcctgacctaagtcatccacctgcttcagcctcccaaagtgctgggattacaggtgtgagccaccatgcccagccatatttaACACTTTTTGTGGTCAGAAGATTTACAATCATTTTACATTGGACTATTTTAAGGAGAGAGTGAGCAACTGTGTCAAGTGTGCCATCTGCAGAGCAAGTAAGATGAAAACTGAGAATATATCATTAGATTTAGCGCTATGTGGCGGTCATCAGAGATTTTGATGTGAGCAATTTCAGTAGAGTCGTGTTGGTGAAAACATGACTTGTGAGGGCTCAGGAGAGACTAGGAGGTGAGAATTTCCTCAAAATGTTGAAGCTCAAACTGGTGTATCTTCTATCCCCCCCAAAACCATATTCATAAGTTTATGCTTATCCCTGCTCCACAATTTCAGCAACTCTTAATAGATAGGAGCAATGTGAAGGGAAAGCCTGACACAAAAAGAAATAGGATTCACGCCTGGGTCAGGGAAGAGACTGGCCTGCCTGGATTTGAGCATGTTTCTACCACAGGTCACGAATCCATTTAACTGCAATGAGAGCAAGCATCCAAGCAAGGGCCAGATCTGGAACTGGGCCCACCCAGTAAATTGGTTCAAGGACCAAAGGAGACAGTCCAACAACAGATCCTGGATGGAAGCCACCTGGCAGCAATAACCCGGTAATCTGCAGCCCATGATTACAGACAACAGGCCAATAGACTAGTAAAACAGCTGCACtgcaagccaggtgtggtggctcatgcctataatcccagcactttgggaggcaaaggcgggcagatcacgaggtcagaagtttgagaccatcctggtcaacatggtgaaacgccgtctctactaaaaatatgaaaattagccaggtgtggtgtcacatgcctgtagtcccagctacttgggaggctgaggcaggagaatcacttgaacacgagAGAGGGAGGTTGAaatgagccgagaccatgccattacactccagcctggacttaGGTCAGGTCTCCAACCTCAAGGCTGAAGTATAAGAGAAAGCATGGGTGAGATAAGGCCTCAGTCCTACAAAAACTGAGCTACTAAGTTAGCAAAATAGAAACTAAGACAGGGATCTGTTTACAAAACAGGGTTGTTAGGTAGCAGTGAATTATACAACTGAACTAACATTAAGTTTGATATTGCCTGTTTGGGAAAGAGAAAGTATGGGAGAAGGTTTCTTGAGACCAGACCTCAGAGGGTTCTAAAATCCAGGCAGTTAGTATTGTGCTCTCTAGACTGGACTTCTTGCACAGACTTTCTCTGTGTCTGTGGGCAGTATGCCATGAATTGGTAGCTTCATACATGCCAGCTGTCTAAAAGAGAGTATCTCAAAGCTATTGAACTACAAAAAACCTAGAGCTTTACAGTTAGAAGGATTCCTGGTGATCACTTCATCTAACTCCTTGATTTTACAGATAACGAAgaacctcatttttaaaaaagatctagTATGATTTCTTTCAAGATAGATTATTGGTAGAAATTTAATGCACTTTACTGGCTTGGTGCAAAGTGAATATAAAAAAttgtttctggccaggtgcagtggctcacgcctataatcccagcactttgggaggccgaggcaggcagatcacaaggtcaggagatcgagaccagcctggccaacatggtgaaaccccatttctactaaaaatacaaaaatcagctgggtgtggtggcatgcgcctgtaatcccagctacttgggaggctgaggcaggagaattgcttgaacctgggaggtagaggttgtagtgagccaagatcacaccactgcactttagcctggatgacagagcgagaccctgtctcaaaaaaaaggatagATTATAAATCTTCTGACCACAAAAAgtgataaatatgtgaggtgaGGCATAtggtaattagcttgatttaatcattccacaatgtatatacatatatcaaaacatcaagtgGTACCCAAAAAAATAGGTATACttttaaaagaccaaaaaagGCACAGATCACGAGATTCACAAATCACTTCATCTTTTTCCTATTAAAGTATGGCAGGAAAATGCCACCAGTCATGAGACCAAcaattaaagaacaaaaaattatctggtatTTGTCATGCTGTCACCAATGTGACTCTAAGATACCGAACTGCAATGATCTGATACCATTTACAAAATTGTGCGCaattgctggtttttttttttttcagatactgTTTTACATtgttatagtttattttattattttcaaatgcatgtttttaatttatgtgtGGGGTGGgatggtggttttcttttttaaggttggGGCATTTTACCACCTGAATCCATAAAGGCAGTGGCCAGAAGGAATGAAATGATTCAAAGGCATCATACTGCCAGGTAATTTGGcaatgttgttttatttattctctatTCATTCACTTGCTCATTTATTCACTTGTTATCTTCATATaacaaatgaatagatgaatatatataacaaataaatacacacacacaaattacttACATAAAGTATTTCAGGCAGATTACAAAAAGATACATAgtctgctctgcctatggagtagccattctctattcctttactttcttaataaacttgctttcacttaaaaaaaaaagaaaaagaaatgaatacaaaCATGTATGCAGGTTGGTTAAGCATAAAAGCAAGATTAGAAAtcacggccgggtgcagtggctcaggcctgtaatcccagcactttgggaggccgaggtgagtggatcatgaggtcaggagttcaagaccagcctggccaagatggtgaaactccgtctctactaaaaatacaaaaaaattagccagaggtggtggcaggcgcctgtaatcccagctactcaggaggctgcggcagagaattgcttgaacctgggaggaggaggtagcagtgagccaagattgcaccactgtgctccagcctgggcaacagagtgagactccgtctcgaacaaataaaaagaaatcacacaGTGAAGCTAACAGTAGTATTAGTACACAGATTGCAAAAGACCATCAGTGTCCCATAATTAAAATGCCTACGACTCCTCTGAAATTCATATTGGCATTACTGTCTTAAATGACTTCAATTTTGCACAAAGATAGGAGCCAAGTTTGCCTACCTGACTTCAGATTATGCCATCAGAACTCAGACAACACCCATGTCAGCCCAACAGTGGCCTTCAGCTATAGTACCCAGGAGAAAGAAAAGTATAACGATGAATAGGGTATGGCCCCAGGGTAAGAGAAGGCAGAGTCAACTTTCTCATCGCTGAACCCAAAGGGGTCCAGTTGAGGACCAAAAAGCAAAGTGAAGTAAGCAAAACTACCGAGTCTTTTCCTCTGCTCTTCCCCAGccacttgcatttatttataaatattgagaCTTGCAATGTCTAATTGTCTTTCTTGAATCTCACTAAGATTATTTTGCAGTGTTTGAAAACCTCTTCCCAGTACTTCAGGTTTTTTGAGGATTAATCTCTGGCAAGGAACTAGCTGTGCTGCATAAGCCCCATCCCTGCTAAATTTGCCTCGTCTGTTTAGAGGTAACACTCTAAAGACTGGCCTTTGGACTTCCATTGTGAGACTCAGACAAAGCTTCAGATCTTACTCAAAACTCtccttcccagtggctttgtggGGGATTCATGTTTCCACCAAACAAACTTCAGATAAACAGTGTGAGGACTATTTTAGGGAAGGCAAGGGGTCACTAAAATTACATTGATAGTGGTTTTCTTGGgctgtataaaatatattgttttgtttttaggacaGAAATGGAAATGTATGCTATTTACCAGCAAAGGAGAATGGAAAAAATTAATCCCAAGGGACTAGCAGGCCTAGGGATACCCTTCCTCTATGGCTCCAGTGTCCCAGCTGCCCCCACTGCCTACCATGGGAGGAGCATGCTCCCTGCCGGTGACCTGCATTTCCACAGAAGCACCCTCAGAAACCTTCAGGGAAACCCCATGCTAGCGGCAACTGCACCACACTTTGAGGAGAGCTGGGGGCAGAGATGTCGTCGACTCAGGAAAAATACAGGGAATCAAAAAGGTCTAGACAGTGATGCTGAGAGTTCCAAaagtcaagcagaagaaaaaatcctAGGTCAGACTCATGCAGTTCCCTATGAAGAGGATCATTATGCAAAAGACCCAGACATTGAAGAACCCAGCAACCAGAAGTCAAGTGAAACGAATGAAAAGCCAACGACAGCTCTTGCCAACACCTGTGGAGAGCTCGAGCCCACCCATAGGAAACCCTGGGGGTCTCACACCACTACCCTGAAAGCAAAGGCCTGGGACGATGGGAAAGAGGAGGCTTCGGAGCAGATTTTTGCAACCTGTGATGAAAAGAATGGGGTTTTCCCTCCAGTTCCTCGACCATCTCTGCCAGGTGGGTGTCCAGGGGCCAATGGCAGATCCTCATTAACTACAGGTTGCCAAGTCCGTAGGTTACTACATAATAAACTGTAACCATCCTgcctctttttatctttctttctttcttttttttttttttttttttttgagacggcgtctcgctcagtcgcccaggctagagtgcagtggcgcagtctcggctcactgcaacctccgcctcccgggttcacgccattctcctgcctcagcctcccgagtagctgggactacaggagcatgctgccacgcccggctaatttttttgtatttttattagagccggggtttcaccatgttggccaggatggtctcaatctcctgacctcgtgatccgcccgcctcggcctcccaaagtgctgggattacaggcgtgagccaccacgcccggctttatctttctttttcttaatcctGCTTGGAATTACCTTTTCTTAGCATCATTTTATTCTATCAGTGCTAATAAGCCATATCAGTGAAACTAGCCTCTGTTTATGTTTTGCTATATAGAGAATTTTCAACAAAGGCTGGGAAGGTAAATATCTTGGGAAACGtaatagaattttaatttaagattttaatgtaatttagtGTTCATTTCTTCAACACAAAGCAGAGAGGCATCTTGCTTCAAAGTGTGAATTCTATCTCCCTGATATTTAAGTATATGAAAAAACAGGCAATTAAGCAGAAGTATTACCTTTCAGTGTCCAATACTGTTGAtagtttcaaatttaaaaatagtaatgaaCTTCATGACAGAAACGCACACTGAATAGTTTTCTAGAACTCctttagataaaaaaaaaatattttaagacacaGGGATTGTGAAGGGCATGTAATACAGCCACCATACCAACTGTTTCCCTACAAAGTGTTAATTTGCCATTCTGATGAAAATGTAGCTAAATTATTGTCTCATCTCGAAAGCAGGATAATCACCTATCACAAAAACATAGTAACATTAATCTGGAGAATAGAATCCATGGGGCATTTCTGTTGTAATCTGAGAGAAGCTGGTGCAAACCTGGAACTTGTTTACTTCAATAAATGCTATCAGTAAAGAtcttttcagagaaagaaaagaaaggaggcagCTGAAGCATTTAGAAAACATCTCCTAGTAATTCTTAATATCTTGTAAGGCGTTTGCAAATCAAGACCACTCTGGGGTGATAGAATATAAGGAAATTAATGTAACTATACATAAACCTGTATGTATTTTATGCcacaatttctttccattttaaaggaACACATGCACTGGTTACAATTGGGGGGAATCTTTCTTTGGATGAAGATATTCAGAAGTGGACCGTGGATGATGTGCACAGCTTCATTAGCAGCCTTCCAGGTTGTTCAGACTATGCTCAGGTGACTTAATGTTTAAGTATTTCCATACAAGAAAAACCGTTTGAAATATCTTTCCTGCATAATGAATTAGGTCAAACTTGCATTGTGCCT harbors:
- the SAMD7 gene encoding sterile alpha motif domain-containing protein 7 isoform X1; translated protein: MAVNPLLTPTGQQTIPLIPSPFGPPTVDRDVLPSTVAPTDPRQFCVPSQFGSSVLPNTNMANVLSSRIYPGWGILPPESIKAVARRNEMIQRHHTARTEMEMYAIYQQRRMEKINPKGLAGLGIPFLYGSSVPAAPTAYHGRSMLPAGDLHFHRSTLRNLQGNPMLAATAPHFEESWGQRCRRLRKNTGNQKGLDSDAESSKSQAEEKILGQTHAVPYEEDHYAKDPDIEEPSNQKSSETNEKPTTALANTCGELEPTHRKPWGSHTTTLKAKAWDDGKEEASEQIFATCDEKNGVFPPVPRPSLPGTHALVTIGGNLSLDEDIQKWTVDDVHSFISSLPGCSDYAQVFKDHAIDGETLPLLTEEHLRGTMGLKLGPALKIQSQVSQHVGSTFYKKTLSFPIRQAFDQPVDTSPLLDPNSWSDTMSIFCPQDTIIPKGIERDSMRN
- the SAMD7 gene encoding sterile alpha motif domain-containing protein 7 isoform X2, with protein sequence MAVNPLLTPTGQQTIPLIPSPFGPPTVDRDVLPSTVAPTDPRQFCVPSQFGSSVLPNTNMANVLSSRIYPGWGILPPESIKAVARRNEMIQRHHTARTEMEMYAIYQQRRMEKINPKGLAGLGIPFLYGSSVPAAPTAYHGRSMLPAGDLHFHRSTLRNLQGNPMLAATAPHFEESWGQRCRRLRKNTGNQKGLDSDAESSKSQAEEKILGQTHAVPYEEDHYAKDPDIEEPSNQKSSETNEKPTTALANTCGELEPTHRKPWGSHTTTLKAKAWDDGKEEASEQIFATCDEKNGVFPPVPRPSLPGTHALVTIGGNLSLDEDIQKWTVDDVHSFISSLPGCSDYAQVFKDHAIDGETLPLLTEEHLRGTMGLKLGPALKIQSQIHAFKKEPEEHM